gtacgttttcactgcaaacagactataattaTCAAGGATGTGTCCTTTAGATAACTCCTTTAGACTAAAACACtgtttgatatattttcattgcaGCAACGGGAATATACTTGGCAGTATACTGACCTTCAAGACAATAACCAAGGACAATATGACCTCCAGTTACACATGTTTTCTCTTTTCACCGAATCCAAATGGACGAAGCTTTCCAATGCAGCTTGTTCCTTTACGTAAGATATATTCCTATTGAATTTTGCAATCTGTTTTTAAGTTATTGAGATTAATTTTTCACtggagtcagcaatattccagctacatgtattTGGCAGTGgcctgtagataatcaagtttCAGGGCTTCAGATTATTTTTGGGAGTGTCGATGTACTTACATCTCATATTGCAAGTGGCGGTGTATTGAGAATTTTGAAGGCATACtgacatatttttgtgtgaGTGAGCAGGTGACGTGGTTTGTTATTTATGATACCAAACAACTTCTCAGCTATTAAACTTTATATATGTTAAACGTACAAAGGTATTTATGATTTTTAGAATTTAGATTTATTTTccagtctttgaatggcattttagaagtgatGCAAATGAGGAAGAGAATTTTATGGATGCCAGCTTCTTTATTATTAAGAACAATGTATTAGAGAATATCATTACTGTTTCATCAGGTGAAGAGCAcaatgttttggagtgtgtaTCCTTACTCTTCCATAAGGATGTAAGGAGTGAAAATAttcagtggaatctgtcaaatccaGACTGTGCAATCCAGTTTTCTCCACAATAAGaatatacagtggaatctgtcaaatccaAACTGTGTAATCCAGTTTTCTCCACAATAAGaatatacagtggaatctgtcaaatccgGACTGTACAATCCGGTTTTTTCCACAATTAGaatatacagtggaatctgtccaATCCAGACTGTGCAATTCGGTTTTCTCCACAATAAGaatatacagtggaatctgtcaaatccaGACTGTACAATCCAGTTTTCTCCACAATAAGAATAtgcagtggaatctgtcaaatccaAACTGTACAATCCGGTTTTCTCCACAACAGGaatatacagtggaatctgtcaaatccaAACTGTGCAATCCAGTTTCTCCACAACAAGAataatacagtggaatctgtcaaatccaAACTGTGCAATCCAGTTTCTCCACAACAAGAataatacagtggaatctgtcaaatccaGACTGTGCAATCCGGTTTTCTCCACAGTCCCAACTACTCTCTGAGCCCTGACAAAACTCATTTATCATTAAATTTAAGATTTGTCATCTTACATTATTGCGGATGTTTCAACTAAATCACTAGTATGTCACGGGGGATTGTCTGCTCAGGTGATTGCTATTTCTGTCTCTGTATAATAGACAAGCACACATGGTAATCTTAATTCCTGCATGTAAGACAGTACCTAGCAAAAACAATTAAGAactgaaaacataaataataGTCTAGTGGGGCTTAATTGCAATTTTGATTTCCGCTGTTTCCTCTCGCGACACAATACAGTGACATTTCCTTGCCCCGgaaaaatgtttgatgaaagtGTAACCCATAGATAAGACAACTAGTGTCTACTGTAACAGACAAAAATGTCTATTTTGGACTGGCTTACAATCTGGACAAAAGAGTCGATCCCAGAAAAGTCTGTAATAGACAGACACCATTGTGCcatgaaatgttgtgttcttCATAAGAttaaagttgtcatccataaaactaTCTTCCTGAGACTTTGGCATGCCCACTGCAAGTTGTCAAcgccagcataaaatctcattcCCATCAGTTGctagtacatttatcatcatttaaaagcTTTGGAATTCAGCAGTTGTCAGTTCTGGTTCCTGGCATGAATTGAGCCTGTGTTTATGCAGTGATCAGTGCTGTCTAATCTTTGCGTGTGACGAGTGTTGGTTTAgccagcttccactgtaattagTATTCATTCATGAAACTTTGCATGCAAGGTAACAATTATTTTCATTGTCAGCGTGATAAACAATGACCGtaaaaaatgtgtttcataaaTACATTCACTGCTGTTGGACAACCAGACATTCTTGTTCACGGTTGATTATCAGAATAATAGTGGCAGTGCAGATAGTGCCAGTTATCAAAATCTGAGCAGGTCTAGGTAAATCTCGGTAACTCATAGTGTTGGGAAATTGCTTGAAATTCCACaattgatgattgcttcattgCTAATGATCAATCATCGGAAACAAAATTGGTTAGCATCAGTTTTCAGATCTTCCTTTTCAGGatgttattgcagatatgtataacatgagGCAAATTACAATCTTAAAGTGACaactaatatatcatgaacatacacttcCTGGAGTctgcaagaaatattcagtcatgtcaCATCAAttagtgaagtgagttttcaAAGACTTTAACAAGTTTTCAGACCCGTACAGCTTCAAAGATATGTTCAATGGCCACTAaaacagtagttccaaaatGATTCatgttcgattatgagaaaatgtcacTGACTGCTTGGTCGTTTGGTCACTGCaaccaatcttcgattatttcagtTGATCGGAACACCACTAGTAACTACAGTCTTTTTGTTTCAGCGCAGAAAGACGTTCTTCCCACATGGGGTGTGGCTGTTCTGACTGTATCAGTGATCCTTGTCATCCTTCTAATTCTGTTCCTCGTTATGCAGCCTTGGAGAGACCAACTCTCATTCCGGATCAAAACCAAGTGTCACCGACTTCCGCCAAGACTTAGTAATTATTTAAAAGTTGATTGTTGTGTGGATTAGTAATTATCTCTGTGGGTGTATGAATGGGTGTGTGCACATGTAGTACACGTATGCAGAGACGCCATCCCATACAGTGAGACCTCTTATACCCATAATATCCGGAATCCTCACCTTCAGgtcaattctgataacaatcTCTTATGTTGTATAGGTGACTCTCTATAACAGATATTCGGTTTCCCTCTCTGAATAGTAAAGTTTGCAAACCAACCAACTAGATCAACACCAAATTGACTCGCTTATCCACATGAAGCTTTGATCTTCCTCTGTCCATGTGAAGTGAAGCATAGGTGTCCATATGTTTTGACAAGAGGCACTGCTAATCCGGAGTAATGATCGATCATATGGGTTTGGTGCTGATTAGTGGGCCTGTCTGACACAGAGTGAATTGAAAATGGCATATCAAAAGGACCATGCTGTTTTGGAAGTGATTTTAGCCCAGAAGTGTATGTTCGCTACCTTTTCAACAGCAAAGGCTGGATGACAGTAATCCAGGTATCTGGATATTCAGTTATCTGGATGATTTACGCAAAAACAAATGTGTCCATATATCTGAGGTCTCACTTGAATAATTTTGAccaaacaacacaaaatatgCAACAACAATGGCAGCAAAGGTATACAAATTCTTAAAAGATATATATTAAAGAGAATTATTAAGTAAAACATGTACCATACACAAGAAATTTCAGCCACATTTTATATAGTATCAAACTATATGTGGATACTTATTATTGATTTAGATGATAACAAGTTCTTAAAATAGTATATATTTTTCACTAAATATGAaagatatatatcatatatataatgaaagGTGTAGgcttatatatataatatgtttgAGAGGCATGTTAGAAGTTGTAGAGATGAAGGAAAGTCAGGTTCTATGGAtattcaacttctttattgcaatgagtgtgACGTTTGCTATGAAACCCCTGAAAGATGTAGTCCTGTTTACATTGTATCTCATTCTAATGTAGTAATTGTTGTAACACCCCTGAAAGGTGAAATAATGTATCACATTCTAATGCAGTATTTGCTATAACACCTTGAAGGATGTGTGTCTCTCTATATGTAATGTATCACATTCTAATGCAGTATTTGCTATAACACCCCTGGAAGGTGTAGTcctatatatacaatgtatcacATTCTGATGTAGTAGTTGGTAAAACACTTATGAAAGGTGTAGCCCTATGCATATAATGTATCACATTTTAATGTAGTAATTCGTAAAACACCCTTCAATGGTGTAGCCCTGAGTAGACAGTGTATCACTTTGTTAATAATGTATTTGCTATAGACCCGTGAAcgccccggggtagaatagaacccatgcttgccataaaaggtgactaagaggtgtaagaggcgactaacaggatcggatggtcaggctcgctgactttcttgaaacatgtcatcggttcccaaatgtgcagatcaatgctcatgttgttggtcactggattgtgtggtccagacttgattatttacagacctctgctggaatgtggctggaatattgctgagtgtggcgtaaaactcactcactgactcattcactcattcactcactcactcagtgtattTCCTATAACACCCCTGAAAGGTGTAAACCTATATATAGTGTGTCATATTCTAATACAGTAATTGTTATAACACTCCTTATAGCTGTAACCCAATAGATACTGGACAAATATAGTtatggatatttgtaaatttttagataatgaataatgatgtatttattcattgacatactgataaaatatcactcacaaaaataccaatatccctaacttattctCTCCAGCATAAGCTTGGCATTAGGTTTGATTGTGTGACATGGTAGTCTGAAGCAGCGGTGCTCATAATGTCAACCACTGGACTCAGTTATGACCAAGCTGGCTTCAGATAACTTACATGTATCACCAAAGTGCAAAAAAATGGGACTTTTTACTTCAACTTTCAGGAAACATGCAGTATGATGTGATCATCTTGTGTCACCCAGATAACGAAGATGAAGTTCGGAATCACGTGACAAACTACCTTCGAAACTATTATGCGGTCTACTTTCCCTGCGATGACAATGAAGGGGGAGAGTGTAAGTGTTTTTAATATGTTCGCACAAATGAACTCACAAagaatgtcatccttcttattTCAGTTTGGTTGATCCAGGGTTTTGTCTCGACTCAATGACAGAGATGTCCCTGGACCCTCAGTCATTACTATTCATGATCCTTTCGTTCAGCATGATGGTCCTGTGAAGTTACAGTGTGGAGAACTGTATGTTTGATCATTTCTTTGAGAGCCTGCAGTGAATCATTGATCATGAGGACTGATGGATGAAATGATGCTCTGAATGAACCAATCAAACACTTTGCAAAGTCATAGATGTGTTGTTGGCATCCATTTTTCTGCATCCACTCTCTACTTTTGAGGGTACTGGATGCACACTTGCACTTTGTGTAACTGTACTAGTCTATAGATCTCAagatgacatgtttttgtgcCTTGTAAAGTCCCTTGCATGGTAAGATCAAGTTAGCTGATGATTTTGAATGACTGGAATTTGCAGTGCAGAAACATTGACCCCAAGTTTGCAAGAGATTGAAAAAACAAAATTTGAACATTTGAGCCTaagaaaaacacaacaaaatttgTTTATGCCTTGAAAGACCCTAACCCCCATTGATTTGCTCTGAAAAGGTTCTTAactaaacaaaacttgtgaagTAACGATTAGCAGGAAACTTATGCATCAAGATTATCCTGCAATGATCGCAAGTGTTACTTAATCTCCATCACAAAGCAAAACTTTCCAGGCACAATGATGTAACTAGTTAGTCGGTCCTCATTTTGCGATGTTTCAGAACCATGTTCTTGTGCTGTTGTCAAGCAGAAGTGAAAATTTTACAAcaatctgtattgaaacatcACACTCATGAAATGTAGTTGTTTTCAGGGGCCTAgctagcattttgaaaaaaagctCGGGCTTACATGTGATTGTGGCTAAAAAAGTTGGGCAAACCCTCGATACTATCTGAATATAAAAGCTTTGTAATCTGTTgggaacacacacaaaaattggCTTGCTACATGCACAGCTATCCATGAGGTTTGTCTGCCTTGaacttcccaacttctaaaatccCGCACAGAGAAGAGGTTCAACATGTGACTAGCTTCATGTTTCATGTGGCCTCAATGTTGATAAGCCTGGAAAAAATCCTAAAAAGGCCGTAAATTtaaggacccatgaaggtccggggtagaataggccttcagcaacccatgcttgccataaaaggtgactgtgcttgccATCAgaacgactaacgggatcgggtggtcaggctcgctgacttggttgacacatgtcatcggttccaagttgcgcatatcgatgcttatgctgttgatctgtAAATTGTGTGGTCCAAACTCAATATTGTACAGActgtcatcatatagctggaatattgccgagtgcggcatgaaactaaactcactcactcactcactcactcactcactcactcactcactcactcactcactcactcactcactcactcactcactcactcactcactcactgaaacttAAATGCTTTAGTACATCATGTTCAATGGGGGTACAGTGAATCCACTAACAgtcaaatatgatatatgtttctAACGACTACAGTAAAAGTCAGCACTtgatatattattgaatgtctTTAGTGAAACAATAACCATTTGATCTCAAGATAACTATTTTGCATGGTTTGGCTATGGTTTAGGATATTCTCAGATTTATTAAAATAATCAAGTTCTTGATTGCATGTGTATTACTGGCATGCAGACACATCAATAGAAGAGCACTTCATCTAACCCTGAATGAGGATTGTTAATTTAGGGCTCTGACatcaatatttttctatttgttTTCTGCCTTAGATTAATCACAACTAAGTTTAAAATTAGGCATCTTAGAAACATAAGACAGTTCAGTAAGCAGCCATGTACTTCAATGTAATAGTTTAAGACACAGTATTTAGCCTTTGGTTTGGAATACTATAATGCAATCCAAGAATTTTGTGTTATCGGTTTTCATACTGTCATTCTGTTCACATTCTTAAGTCTTTTAGAAATGTCTAGAAATCAAATCATTTGGTCAAAATCTGTGCAGGTTTGGCTCTTGTAGTTAATTCTGCATTATGATCACATCTCATATACTGAACCATAGGGGATCAAACTGTGGTAGGAGCCTACCATTTCACCCTTGCGTATTTTATTTCGTTATGTATGAGGGGAAAGTGAACTGTATCTCTTAATTTATGTTTGTGTGCTACAATCTATTCCTTTaacttgtttcatttcagtggaAGCACCAAACGAATTGAAAGCCCTGAAAAGCAGTTCTTACGTTTTAATCTATGTGAAACACTCAGATGTGAGGGTTCCCCGACTGGACTTTTTAATGAAGGCAGCTACAGATATCCAGCAAGGGGCACGGATCATCCTTGTTCACAATGGCCGCTTGATGGAGTCGTTGCAGGGACTTGAGCCTGAAACGCGAACCAGACTACAGCATGTCCATTGTATTAAATGGCCGACAGACATTAACAGCAACACAAGAGTGAAGAAGAATTTCCTCTGCGCCATTCAGTCTCGTCTGCCAGAATCTGTCAACAACGAAGAGTCGTCATCACAAGAACCGTTactgaatcagtgagtgagggaataGGCATGGTTTTGTGACGCTTgcaccagtattccagcaatatcacgacaggtgtaccagaaatgggcttcacacattattccCAGTGGGAACCGAACCCAGGTTCATTGGTTTGTATTCTAATCTTAGTAGTTTTTCATTGTGACTACTGTCTTCACCATTGTACCAATCTGAAGAACCAAAACCGGGTTTTCTGCAGTTTCAGTGTGATCAGggaacactttaaacactagACTACCACAGGTGCTTGTGTCATTGCGAGGACTAATCTTAAATCCTCACAATGACACGATCACCTGTGTAGGCTACACGACCTCCCCAGTGCTGCTTTGATGGAGTGAGTTCAGTTccacactgcttttagcaatatcacacaacaatatcacaatgtgGGAcgccagaaacaggcttcattTATTgaagccatgtggggaatgaaaatCAGGCTTTCAGCATGATAAGACAAACATTTCTACATCTGCTACCTTAACTCTCCAACAGTGCTTTGACcaatattcccattatatcTTTGTTTATCTTACCTTCTTTTAAAATACTTCAATGTCATTGGTCAATGATACTTTGGCAAGTTCCAAAGTCACCCCTCTTGGGAGGGTGACAACTGGTAAAAAACGTTACTTGCTGCCACAGTAAATGTCAAACTCACCAACAAGATGTGTTGCTAACAATCAAATACAGTGCCCAGAGTTCAAAAACACATCAGAGACAAATGCAGTGTCCAGTGCCAATCTTTATTTGGACATGTCAGTTTAGCTGACTTGccactgaatgtgtttgtgctTGGCTGGACTACACCTGGTACCATCACAAAATGGGATTATGCCACACAGATGCATTGGAAACAACTGGATTTATGCAATTGGGTATAAGTTGGGCtcagaaaatatatatgtacagtgAGGTCCAGTGTGTATCGTAACATCTTGCTCATGATCTAGTAAATATCTGTCAGGATGTTTGCTCATGAAATTCTACATATCACATTACTTTGTTCATGATACATACCACCATACCTTTCCTGTCATAccatcaatcattggattgtctcaACCAGACTAAGTTAGATGGAGGCCACAATCATGTACCTGCAACATTGTTGAGAGTGATGTTAgatataatatcagtcactggattgtctcatccagactAACTTATTTACTGGTCTTCGTCACAGATTTGGAATCTGCCATTAAAAATGTTAtcagtcagtggattgtctgatccaactGTAATATCTACAGGATGTCACAGAGATGGGTTACTACTTGGCAACTTGattagattgtctgatccaggctaAAATATTAACAGACCATGATCAtaataatggaatattgcttagtgctaGTATAGTTTGGGAGGGCAGTTCAATATGACTCGGACTTACACTGGGATTGCACTTACCCCACAAAACCTGTGATTAAGTGTATTCTTTACATGTGATCCAAGTATGTATTCAGAGCTCTCCAACATTGGTGATAATCAGTGCAAAATATGGATGGTTTTAGACTTGATGACATTTATAATCACTTTGGTTTCTATAAGATAATTTGTGTCGCTTCAAATCACAGTGATCCAATGGCAGACTTGTATATAGTGctcatgttttttgttttgtctttgctTTTGCATTTACAGAATACACCTATTGCTCATTTGTCATATtgatatattcatgttttttattgaaatgtttttgaattaaatttgaattattttacTATCGTATTTTTCTTGATTGTAAATTAATCAAATACCAATTTTGCTCAAATGTTGACAGTGGCTGTAATACTAGAATAGCTgtgtaaaaacatgaaaatatatttgtttaatgGAATTAGGAAATGTGTACATTTCTCGTGATAGTTTATTATATGTACACCTGATTTTTCTCATGGTAATTTTATTAAATGTACACCTGATTTTTCTCATGATAGTTTTAATAAATGTACACCTGGAAGGAATAGATATTCAAATTAGAAAGGAATTTCTTAAGAATTGCATcctatattttttttctgacacAGTGCCTTTACTTTTTATGtcagtttgaaataaaaatctttaaatacaaaaagttTCCCAAAGCGAGTTGAGTTCGATGTTCTGGTGATTTGACAATTGCATCACTAGCGCTATATCGGGAGAGTATGTGCGAGATCGGAGTTCACAAGCTGTTTCATTGGTAAGTCACGGTCATGAGAGGTTTTCTTGACAGTAGGAAGTTATattaaaagcaaacaaacatcaataataTTTATCCGAGATGCTTAATGCCACTTCAGATGATATAACATAAAATGGCAAGAGAAAATTCAGTAAGATCCCTTGTCTGCTGGTGACAGGCAGTATATTATAAACAGGAAACCATGAGATCCAACACTCCCCTGCAATACGGAGGAAAAACTATGGCTACCCTCAAAAACCCATACAAAGTCCCTGGATTTTGAGAGCTGCAACAGTCAATACAATGTCCTCAATGCCATTTTAGTAGGAAACActtgatatttttgtgtgaaatagatgaatatatccATTGTCACTCAAGGTTAGTAAAACAAAAACTTTAAATGATATGAAAGACAAAAAATGCGTTTTTGCCTTTGATCTTCAATAAACCCTGACACCGGGATATTTGTTAAGCATGGTAATTGTTGTTAAATAATAACATACTTCACACAAAGTGAACCAGTGTTTGTGTTTATGAGGAGAAACTGTTCCTTCTGCAATAGTTTCATTAGGTGATTGGTTTTCTCTAGATTATTGAAAGTCTCATGTCATGAAAAATTCAGATGTTCTTGAGGACTATTTTAGTATGTATCAATATGAGAATAACCTAACTGGTTAGTGTTCCTATAGTTATGTGAAAGGTAAGAAAATATATATAGGGGATCTTTCCACTTACCCAACTTCTTTTGTTTCAGAAGAAGAAATCACTGGAGTGTGATAATCCCCAATTATCCCATATTTTATTACCCATGAAACAATATCCAGGGCCAAATAGGATAAAATGCTACTACTTTTGACTCAATGTTTGTCTCTGTTTATTACACATATAATGTATTATAATGTTTATacatataatgtatgtatg
This genomic stretch from Haliotis asinina isolate JCU_RB_2024 chromosome 4, JCU_Hal_asi_v2, whole genome shotgun sequence harbors:
- the LOC137281853 gene encoding uncharacterized protein isoform X3, whose product is MMAGTLQLFLAWALLTINPATCQCVKDSDKLSFSRQNSEADDVHRNHFIRIHCCANNFVGKIQWYRYKNGLKTSFDYGNHTFHERRQVLDIQKASMKDNGTYICVASNGTNNITFVFELTVVDCDQSVGKVIVERKPDAKQMVKLGQSITLECRGYFGCGLQNTRDAFWMRKWGKVSTSLSGDNAFYSVEFVNKSNGNILGSILTFKTITKDNMTSSYTCFLFSPNPNGRSFPMQLVPLPQKDVLPTWGVAVLTVSVILVILLILFLVMQPWRDQLSFRIKTKCHRLPPRLRNMQYDVIILCHPDNEDEVRNHVTNYLRNYYAVYFPCDDNEGGELEAPNELKALKSSSYVLIYVKHSDVRVPRLDFLMKAATDIQQGARIILVHNGRLMESLQGLEPETRTRLQHVHCIKWPTDINSNTRVKKNFLCAIQSRLPESVNNEESSSQEPLLNQ
- the LOC137281853 gene encoding uncharacterized protein isoform X1 — protein: MGGKTKWMMAGTLQLFLAWALLTINPATCQCVKDSDKLSFSRQNSEADDVHRNHFIRIHCCANNFVGKIQWYRYKNGLKTSFDYGNHTFHERRQVLDIQKASMKDNGTYICVASNGTNNITFVFELTVVDCDQSVGKVIVERKPDAKQMVKLGQSITLECRGYFGCGLQNTRDAFWMRKWGKVSTSLSGDNAFYSVEFVNKSNGNILGSILTFKTITKDNMTSSYTCFLFSPNPNGRSFPMQLVPLPQKDVLPTWGVAVLTVSVILVILLILFLVMQPWRDQLSFRIKTKCHRLPPRLRNMQYDVIILCHPDNEDEVRNHVTNYLRNYYAVYFPCDDNEGGELEAPNELKALKSSSYVLIYVKHSDVRVPRLDFLMKAATDIQQGARIILVHNGRLMESLQGLEPETRTRLQHVHCIKWPTDINSNTRVKKNFLCAIQSRLPESVNNEESSSQEPLLNQ
- the LOC137281853 gene encoding uncharacterized protein isoform X2; this encodes MKKWMMAGTLQLFLAWALLTINPATCQCVKDSDKLSFSRQNSEADDVHRNHFIRIHCCANNFVGKIQWYRYKNGLKTSFDYGNHTFHERRQVLDIQKASMKDNGTYICVASNGTNNITFVFELTVVDCDQSVGKVIVERKPDAKQMVKLGQSITLECRGYFGCGLQNTRDAFWMRKWGKVSTSLSGDNAFYSVEFVNKSNGNILGSILTFKTITKDNMTSSYTCFLFSPNPNGRSFPMQLVPLPQKDVLPTWGVAVLTVSVILVILLILFLVMQPWRDQLSFRIKTKCHRLPPRLRNMQYDVIILCHPDNEDEVRNHVTNYLRNYYAVYFPCDDNEGGELEAPNELKALKSSSYVLIYVKHSDVRVPRLDFLMKAATDIQQGARIILVHNGRLMESLQGLEPETRTRLQHVHCIKWPTDINSNTRVKKNFLCAIQSRLPESVNNEESSSQEPLLNQ